A genomic segment from Halobacteriovorax sp. DA5 encodes:
- a CDS encoding NAD(P)/FAD-dependent oxidoreductase, whose protein sequence is MRIAIIGSGISGLTCAYKLSKKHDITLFEANDYLGGHTHTHEIDYEGEEFRIDTGFIVFNKKTYPNFLRLMEELDVAYKPTTMSFSVHCDRTGLEYNGTTLNTLFAQRRNLFRPWFYSMINGIIDFNKKAKEFLSNDSGDISLSHFFETRGVKKSVIEYYIVPMMAAVWSTDPIDVWRFPAKFVLRFFENHGFLEVDDRPQWYVIDGGSNSYIKKMLAHFKDSVRLNTPVKSITREQGQVIIETNIGRESFDQVIIATHSDTALKLLADPSEKEAELLSAIPYVANPTFLHTDDSFLPKRSLAVAAWNYQLPVEKSVGSTVTYNMNILQGINFHKNFNVTLNPYRPIKNEAILKELNYMHPLFTLDGMRAQAKWHEISGHNRTYYCGAYWRNGFHEDGVFSALRVIEKLEEL, encoded by the coding sequence ATGAGAATTGCAATTATTGGCTCTGGTATCTCTGGGCTTACATGTGCCTATAAACTTTCGAAAAAGCACGATATTACGCTATTTGAGGCCAATGATTATCTTGGTGGTCACACTCATACACATGAAATTGATTATGAAGGAGAAGAGTTTAGAATAGATACCGGCTTTATTGTTTTTAATAAGAAGACTTATCCTAATTTCTTGCGCCTAATGGAAGAGCTTGATGTCGCTTATAAGCCTACAACCATGAGCTTTAGTGTTCATTGCGACAGGACTGGGCTGGAATATAATGGAACGACACTAAATACTTTATTTGCTCAAAGAAGAAATCTCTTCAGACCTTGGTTTTATTCGATGATTAATGGAATTATTGACTTTAATAAGAAGGCCAAGGAATTCTTGTCTAATGATTCTGGCGATATTTCCCTTTCTCATTTCTTTGAAACAAGAGGTGTAAAGAAGAGTGTCATTGAATATTATATCGTACCAATGATGGCCGCCGTGTGGTCGACTGACCCTATTGATGTTTGGCGCTTTCCTGCAAAATTTGTTTTACGTTTCTTTGAAAACCATGGTTTTTTAGAAGTTGATGATAGACCTCAATGGTATGTCATTGATGGTGGCTCAAATTCTTATATAAAGAAAATGCTGGCCCATTTTAAGGATTCAGTAAGGCTAAACACTCCAGTGAAAAGTATTACTCGTGAGCAAGGTCAAGTAATTATTGAAACCAATATAGGACGTGAAAGCTTCGATCAAGTTATCATTGCAACACATTCTGATACAGCATTAAAGTTATTAGCTGATCCTTCAGAGAAAGAAGCTGAGTTACTTTCTGCAATTCCTTATGTTGCGAATCCAACATTCTTGCATACTGACGACAGTTTTCTACCTAAGAGATCTCTTGCAGTAGCGGCATGGAACTATCAATTACCTGTTGAAAAGTCTGTTGGCTCCACTGTGACTTACAATATGAATATTCTACAAGGAATAAATTTTCATAAGAATTTCAATGTTACCTTAAATCCATATCGACCAATTAAGAATGAAGCAATTCTAAAAGAACTAAATTATATGCACCCCTTATTTACTCTCGACGGGATGAGGGCGCAGGCCAAATGGCACGAGATTAGTGGGCATAATCGCACATATTATTGTGGTGCCTATTGGAGAAATGGATTCCATGAAGATGGTGTCTTTAGTGCATTAAGAGTTATCGAGAAATTGGAGGAGTTATGA
- a CDS encoding cupin domain-containing protein — MRKLYHPGIDLIKKYESGELDAGLGLLVKTHLNGCEACRMQAASELEKQADEFFHSSSHVKLTQEDSDDIFNNLFNSIEASEPKLKKPAPGPSKISFHNKVFTLPDTLSFISDKEIHWKEFGQNSAVAQVTSGKAGGLFFIYLGPGETIPKHGHHGREYSYVLDGYYSSDGHKLDTGDFSTFEESDTHEPSTTSEDGCLVISWVENRLNFLHGVFAPLNRLLWWYLKRS; from the coding sequence GTGAGAAAACTTTATCATCCAGGCATTGATTTAATAAAAAAATATGAATCTGGTGAACTAGATGCCGGACTAGGTCTTCTAGTAAAGACTCATTTAAATGGATGTGAAGCATGTCGTATGCAAGCAGCCTCTGAGCTTGAAAAACAAGCAGATGAATTCTTTCACTCAAGTTCACATGTCAAATTAACTCAAGAAGATAGTGATGACATTTTCAATAATTTATTTAACAGTATTGAAGCCTCTGAACCGAAGCTTAAGAAACCTGCACCAGGGCCTTCGAAGATAAGCTTTCACAATAAGGTCTTCACATTACCAGACACTCTCTCTTTTATTTCCGATAAGGAAATTCACTGGAAAGAGTTCGGACAAAATAGCGCCGTTGCACAAGTTACTTCAGGCAAGGCCGGTGGTCTATTCTTTATCTACCTTGGGCCAGGGGAAACAATTCCTAAACACGGTCACCATGGCAGAGAGTATAGCTATGTTCTTGACGGTTACTATAGCAGTGATGGCCACAAGCTTGATACTGGAGATTTCTCTACATTTGAAGAATCTGATACTCATGAACCATCGACAACAAGTGAAGATGGCTGCTTGGTAATATCTTGGGTTGAAAATCGTTTGAACTTTCTCCACGGAGTTTTTGCGCCGCTAAATCGACTTCTCTGGTGGTACTTAAAGCGTTCATAG
- a CDS encoding DUF1295 domain-containing protein, with translation MFELIMLILFLVLLYFTIGWFISLNIKIFSYLDFYWSSSFLIVVGTLLFSRPQLAESANALILCLLYTFWSLRLSSHLFQRIRKTGEDSRYSNLKKKWKVMYGVYLYGLFVAEGILTVILSAPLFLLGPGEITIFNLVAILLFAGALIGELIADGQLKRFVSNKDNKGKVCDIGLWKYSRHPNYFFETLIWLSYGIYGLDLSRPISLVGFVPYIIMLYLITCVTGVPPAEESSLKTKGERYRDYQLRTNRFLIWFPKKVVKVALIVCLIGGVTVKELRAQYLNTQNQQAQRIEKVFNELRADNIDILDGFYDQKTLFIDPIGEHRGLKEVKAYYQGIYQGVEDIRFEFSEIISNGNHHVAVWKMILTTPNLNSGKPVILHGNSVIKFNDDGLVSYHRDYFDMGEFIYQHIPVLGSLIKYIKNRLKGQ, from the coding sequence GTGTTTGAACTAATCATGCTTATTCTATTTTTAGTGCTTCTATATTTCACGATAGGGTGGTTCATTTCTTTGAATATTAAAATATTCTCATATTTAGACTTTTACTGGAGCTCAAGTTTTCTGATCGTTGTTGGCACACTATTATTTTCTCGACCGCAATTAGCAGAATCGGCCAATGCTCTAATACTATGTCTACTTTATACATTTTGGTCTCTTCGCTTAAGTTCACATTTATTTCAAAGAATTAGAAAAACGGGGGAAGATAGTCGCTATTCAAATTTAAAGAAAAAGTGGAAGGTCATGTATGGTGTCTATCTCTATGGACTCTTTGTCGCAGAGGGCATTTTAACAGTGATCTTATCGGCTCCTCTGTTTCTTTTAGGGCCAGGGGAGATTACAATTTTTAATCTTGTGGCAATACTTCTTTTTGCTGGCGCTCTTATTGGAGAGCTAATAGCAGATGGCCAACTTAAACGTTTTGTATCCAATAAGGATAATAAAGGTAAAGTTTGTGATATCGGATTATGGAAGTACTCTCGTCATCCGAATTACTTCTTTGAAACATTAATCTGGTTATCGTATGGGATTTATGGACTAGATCTGAGCCGCCCCATCTCTCTTGTCGGCTTCGTCCCATATATTATCATGCTCTACCTAATTACTTGTGTAACAGGGGTTCCTCCAGCGGAGGAGTCGTCATTAAAGACTAAAGGTGAACGTTATCGAGATTATCAATTAAGAACAAATCGCTTCTTAATATGGTTTCCAAAGAAAGTCGTAAAAGTAGCCTTAATCGTTTGTTTAATTGGAGGAGTTACAGTGAAGGAATTAAGAGCACAATATCTAAATACTCAAAATCAACAAGCACAGAGAATTGAAAAGGTATTTAATGAGCTAAGAGCAGATAATATTGATATTCTTGATGGCTTTTATGACCAAAAAACTCTCTTCATTGACCCAATAGGAGAACATAGAGGGCTTAAAGAGGTAAAGGCCTACTATCAGGGAATTTATCAGGGAGTTGAAGACATTCGTTTCGAATTTTCTGAAATTATTTCAAATGGTAATCATCATGTTGCAGTTTGGAAGATGATTCTAACTACTCCTAATTTGAATTCTGGTAAACCAGTTATCTTACATGGAAACTCTGTTATTAAATTTAATGATGATGGACTAGTTAGTTATCATCGAGACTATTTTGATATGGGTGAATTTATCTATCAGCATATACCAGTACTAGGTTCACTTATAAAGTACATCAAAAATAGGCTAAAGGGGCAGTAA
- a CDS encoding chemotaxis protein CheW yields MNELKEVEVLDTIEKYESNIFASFTLMGNEFVLDITAVQEVVNYPESLFPMPLAPDYLEGIFNLRGMIIPILSLSKLLNLSGDNQQDLTASKVAIVNVHGISVGVSFDSTGEILRAEKSEISMFEITDSSDITQVVKGAIKRDMGKRIYQILEPSQIIKIRNLARLGSYDSFRQEVDRRLKVQSQHKKCISFRVNEVPLAIEITSINEIINMQDIEHSAFASKLCLGLVNLRGTTIPVLSFSRILGLESTDKEGIDQKILIIKIDSEYFGLVVDSLDAITFYDDEGVMPVPVFSSKRSNMFLGGIETSENGMTFLIDHMEILNNSEIKEITKSHSEIYKASHEEEEMKKVEMKLESFVTFDFGYHFGLAVSEVREIIEKPQDILTTPGAPSHVIGVYNLRDQLITIIDARRMYGIKEDREEQVSKSKKVIILEADERGENYALLVDEIDSIVKIDMLNKMKMPSILSKISGQLDQDVSEIIRDTNGSGVVILNHEAIIRRIETSV; encoded by the coding sequence ATGAATGAATTAAAAGAAGTTGAAGTTTTAGATACAATTGAAAAATATGAATCAAATATATTTGCTTCATTTACTTTAATGGGTAATGAGTTTGTTCTTGATATTACCGCAGTTCAAGAAGTTGTCAATTATCCAGAGTCTCTATTTCCAATGCCTCTTGCTCCAGACTATCTAGAGGGGATATTTAACTTAAGAGGGATGATTATCCCGATTTTAAGCTTATCCAAGTTATTAAATCTTTCAGGTGATAATCAGCAAGACTTAACAGCTTCTAAAGTAGCAATTGTTAATGTCCACGGCATTAGTGTTGGAGTTTCTTTCGATTCGACAGGAGAGATCTTAAGAGCTGAGAAGTCAGAAATCAGTATGTTTGAAATTACTGATAGTAGTGATATTACTCAAGTTGTTAAAGGTGCAATTAAAAGAGATATGGGAAAGCGTATTTATCAAATTCTTGAACCATCTCAGATTATTAAGATTAGAAATTTGGCCAGACTTGGGAGCTACGATTCATTCAGACAAGAAGTAGATCGACGACTTAAGGTTCAAAGCCAACATAAAAAATGTATTTCATTTCGAGTTAATGAAGTTCCTTTGGCAATAGAAATTACTTCTATTAATGAAATTATCAATATGCAAGATATTGAACATTCGGCATTTGCATCGAAGCTCTGTTTAGGATTAGTAAATTTGAGAGGAACGACGATTCCTGTGTTAAGTTTTTCTCGCATTCTAGGTCTAGAGTCGACAGATAAAGAAGGAATTGATCAAAAAATCCTAATAATCAAAATCGATAGTGAATACTTTGGTCTTGTCGTTGATTCTCTTGATGCGATTACTTTCTATGATGATGAGGGAGTCATGCCTGTTCCTGTTTTTTCGTCAAAGCGCTCCAATATGTTTCTTGGGGGAATTGAGACTAGTGAAAATGGAATGACTTTCTTAATCGATCATATGGAAATTTTAAATAACAGTGAAATTAAAGAGATTACAAAAAGCCATTCTGAGATTTATAAGGCCTCACATGAGGAAGAAGAAATGAAGAAGGTTGAAATGAAGTTAGAATCATTTGTTACATTTGATTTTGGTTATCATTTCGGACTTGCCGTAAGTGAGGTGCGTGAAATTATTGAAAAACCACAAGATATTCTCACAACTCCAGGTGCTCCTTCACATGTTATTGGAGTCTATAACTTACGTGATCAACTAATTACTATTATTGATGCTCGTCGTATGTATGGAATTAAGGAAGATCGTGAAGAGCAGGTTAGTAAGTCTAAAAAGGTTATTATTTTAGAGGCCGATGAGAGAGGTGAGAATTACGCTCTTTTAGTAGATGAAATTGATAGTATTGTAAAAATCGATATGCTTAACAAAATGAAGATGCCAAGTATATTATCTAAAATCTCAGGTCAACTTGATCAGGATGTTTCTGAAATTATCCGTGATACTAACGGATCAGGTGTTGTGATTTTAAACCATGAAGCAATTATTAGAAGAATTGAAACATCTGTTTAG
- a CDS encoding TetR/AcrR family transcriptional regulator: MTSMEDRLNSQYKHEQVRTANTHNCILQATDLFLQHNPACKLTTNKIARMAGVSIGSVYNHFKNKDEIIVELINNQLDQDLLTYGNFFNDDSIRENIEAEFHKFLKLVLDNYRRNLELRKLILFYKRHPKVEKKFIYVTRETQTLIENHFYKSSEIKSEVPIDIIISSLRGVIRSYLEFSPDKFHNFELDRELDILITSYIRNSLLIERRY; encoded by the coding sequence ATGACGAGTATGGAAGATAGACTAAATTCACAATATAAGCATGAGCAAGTTCGCACGGCCAATACCCATAACTGTATACTACAGGCTACAGACCTATTTTTGCAGCATAACCCAGCATGTAAGTTAACGACAAATAAGATTGCACGCATGGCCGGAGTTAGTATTGGAAGTGTCTACAATCACTTTAAAAATAAAGATGAAATCATTGTTGAGCTAATCAACAATCAGCTCGATCAAGACCTTCTTACCTATGGAAATTTCTTTAATGACGACTCAATAAGAGAGAATATTGAAGCAGAGTTTCATAAATTTTTAAAGCTTGTTTTAGATAATTATCGACGAAATCTTGAGCTAAGGAAACTTATCCTATTCTATAAAAGACATCCTAAAGTTGAGAAAAAATTCATATATGTAACTCGTGAAACTCAAACCCTTATTGAGAATCACTTTTATAAAAGCTCTGAGATTAAATCAGAAGTCCCCATCGATATCATCATTAGCTCTTTGAGAGGAGTGATAAGAAGCTATCTTGAGTTTAGCCCAGATAAGTTTCATAATTTTGAACTTGATAGAGAACTAGATATTCTTATCACATCATATATTAGAAATTCACTCCTTATTGAAAGACGCTACTAA
- a CDS encoding chemotaxis protein CheD: MRRNEREYIHVRIGEIKFGKAGAILQATLGSCLGIAIIDKVKRTCGLAHCFLPQGEESSPEHQPGKYVVDAIPYLLDRLHLNERAETDFDIYLAGGGNMMAQLKQRNVDHIGKLNKAKALEVLKERNLPIRKIMDGEELASKIIIDCDSLEIKMIRINEKLEKKI, translated from the coding sequence ATGAGAAGAAATGAGCGAGAGTATATTCATGTACGTATCGGCGAAATAAAATTCGGTAAAGCTGGAGCTATCTTACAGGCTACTTTGGGTTCATGTTTAGGGATCGCTATCATCGATAAGGTTAAAAGAACATGTGGTCTAGCTCATTGTTTCTTGCCACAAGGAGAAGAATCATCTCCTGAACACCAGCCTGGAAAGTACGTTGTAGATGCAATTCCATACCTTTTAGATAGATTACATCTAAATGAAAGAGCTGAAACAGATTTTGATATCTATCTTGCGGGTGGTGGAAATATGATGGCCCAACTTAAACAAAGAAATGTCGATCATATTGGAAAGTTGAATAAGGCCAAGGCCCTCGAAGTATTAAAAGAAAGAAACCTTCCAATTCGAAAAATTATGGATGGGGAAGAGCTAGCCAGTAAAATTATAATTGATTGTGATAGCTTAGAAATAAAAATGATTCGTATTAACGAGAAGTTGGAAAAGAAGATATGA
- a CDS encoding DUF1365 domain-containing protein — MNSCLYQGSVVHSRSLPKKHYFKYNLFLVYLDLDEIENFFSMSRFWSYLKRNLCYFKRSDYHGDTSKDLKDEVLNTVAKHLGRNTDGPVRMLTSLRYFGHCFNPVTFYYCFNKNNEIEAIMAEIENTPWGERFCYVVDARKSLSVNDIEAAFKKEFHVSPFFPMSLAYQWSFSLPSEVLKIKMDTFDKDESVFFASMNLKKVQASKKSLNRMLLKFPFMTVKVVLGIYFQAFKLWVKGIPFYDHPNPDSRRSLFSQANIKE; from the coding sequence ATGAACTCATGTCTTTATCAAGGCAGTGTCGTGCATTCTCGCTCCTTACCAAAGAAACATTACTTTAAATATAATCTTTTTCTCGTTTATTTAGATCTAGATGAGATTGAAAACTTTTTTTCTATGTCACGCTTTTGGTCATATCTTAAACGTAACCTTTGCTATTTTAAAAGAAGTGACTATCACGGTGATACAAGTAAGGACCTTAAGGACGAAGTATTAAATACTGTTGCAAAACATCTAGGGCGCAACACTGATGGCCCAGTTAGAATGTTGACTAGCCTAAGGTACTTTGGCCATTGCTTTAATCCTGTAACATTCTACTACTGCTTTAATAAGAACAATGAGATTGAAGCGATCATGGCCGAGATTGAAAATACTCCATGGGGTGAAAGGTTTTGCTATGTTGTGGATGCAAGAAAAAGTCTTTCCGTAAATGACATTGAAGCTGCTTTCAAGAAAGAATTTCATGTCTCACCATTTTTTCCAATGTCTCTTGCATATCAGTGGAGTTTTTCTCTTCCTAGTGAAGTTTTGAAAATCAAAATGGATACATTTGATAAGGATGAAAGTGTTTTCTTCGCAAGCATGAATCTTAAGAAAGTACAGGCATCAAAAAAATCTCTCAATAGAATGTTACTAAAATTTCCATTTATGACAGTGAAGGTAGTTTTAGGAATATATTTTCAAGCATTCAAGTTGTGGGTAAAAGGAATTCCTTTTTATGATCACCCAAATCCAGATAGTCGAAGAAGTCTATTTTCACAAGCGAATATAAAGGAGTAG
- a CDS encoding sigma-70 family RNA polymerase sigma factor → MQIANEKSKEAFKKLFDFYYPKIIGYGIKGGLSKEQAADMAQEVMLKIWKNAQLYNNEKGNINTWVYAIVRNQKYDMLRKQSRDPLSIIGADDIFDDEHLLQQEDEDYNSEDIYHLAYTKEMITKLSSEQQEVLNGVYQQGLTQKEYADQEKLPLGTVKSRIRLAIKNLKIILEEK, encoded by the coding sequence ATGCAAATTGCGAATGAGAAATCAAAGGAAGCTTTTAAAAAGCTTTTTGATTTCTATTATCCAAAAATAATTGGATATGGAATTAAGGGAGGACTTTCTAAGGAGCAAGCTGCCGACATGGCCCAAGAGGTCATGCTTAAAATATGGAAGAATGCCCAACTTTACAATAATGAAAAAGGAAATATTAATACTTGGGTTTATGCGATTGTGAGAAATCAAAAGTACGATATGCTCAGAAAACAAAGTCGTGACCCCTTAAGTATTATTGGTGCTGATGATATTTTTGATGATGAACATCTTCTGCAGCAAGAAGATGAAGACTACAATAGTGAAGATATCTATCACCTAGCATATACAAAAGAAATGATAACTAAACTTTCAAGTGAACAACAGGAAGTCCTTAATGGAGTTTACCAACAAGGATTAACGCAAAAAGAATATGCCGATCAAGAGAAGCTCCCTCTAGGAACCGTTAAGTCCCGTATTCGCTTGGCCATTAAAAACTTAAAGATTATTTTGGAGGAAAAGTGA